The nucleotide sequence CCTTCTCACGAGCCCTCGCTACAGAGGCTCCCACCCGTTCAACCACATCAAGGAGGGTATCGGTGGGTAGAAAGGTCTCCTTCACCACGAACGCACGGGAAGACTCTGTGAATTCCTTCTTCACCACGAAGGAAATTTGCATCTCGTTCCGTTCGTAGATACGCTTCCCTATGACGAACCGACCGAGTTTAGGCTTTAAGGCCGCGGTCCGCACAATCGCCGCAAGGAGTACGTGGAAAAGGGTTACCTTTTGGGGAGGGTTGCCGGCATTCTTCTCTCTCAGGTATTCCAGGGTATGGGTGACGTCAAGTCTCTCCCGGAAGTACACGACGGATTCGTGCCGGGTAGGAAAGATGAAGGGCTCCAGCCTTTGCATGGGGTCGATGTCCCGTGCTAAGACTCCGTCACAGCGGATGTCCCTTATGAGGAGCCGCCAGAAGAAATTTTTCCTAAGTTGCACAACCCACCACCCCAGCTGTAGCACAGGGTGTTTCAAGTTGCTCAATAATCCATCGAGCCACCCGCCAGGACCCCTTTTCGATTCCCTCAAGTACCGGTGTGGTCCTCAGTCTCTCGATATTCCTGCGGCAGCGGTCAAGGAGCTCCCGTTCTTCCATGATCCTTTGGAGAAGGGTGAGGAAGGTGCAAACGTCAGGAGCATAGAAACCGACCCCTTCCTTGAGGCAAAAGTCCAGGTTGCCCCTCTCGTTCAAGCACACCCAGTGGGTAAAAATGAGGGGACAGCCGCAGGCCAGAGACTCAAAGGTAATGGTTGGACTGGCTTTAGACACGGAGAGGTCTGCGACGGCAAGAAGAGCACGCATCTCCTCCACATAGCCCAGGACGATGAGGTTTGTCCTGAGATTCACATCCTCGCGGAGGCTGCTCAAGAATCGATGGAGTTTTTCGTTTCTCCCACACACTGCGATGACGTTGACCGGCAAGTTACGGTGACATATCGCCTCGATATAGTCTTTTGTTTTGCCGATTCCCTGCTCGCCTGAAGTGAAAAGAAGGGTCAGCTTGTCCCTGCCAAGTCCATACATCCTCCGCACTTTCTCTTTCTCCTCTTCAGTCATTCCTTTTGCAAATTGGGCTCGAAGAGGATAGGAGAGGGTAACGATTTTCTCCTTCGGCATTCCGTTTTTGAGGAGATAGGAGGAAGCGATGGGGTTACTCGCCACAATGAAGTCTAAGCGGTTGTCAATCCACATCCTGTGGCCGACGAATGGGTCAGTCATGAAGGCGACAACCTTACATGGCAGGCTGTACCGTTCCCGCGCCATGGCAGCAAGGGTACCACAGAAAAAGTGGGTGGCAAAGACGAAATCGGGTCGAAAATCTCGGATGTATTCTATACCCCGGCGGGTGAAATCGGGAAAGAGGTAGCGGAGGAGATTCCGACTGTGGGTGAGGGGAAAGAGGCTGTCGATGGCCCGATTGAAGATTAAAGCTATGCCCGGATGGGACAGGGCGAAATCCCAGGAACGCTTGAGGAAACGCTCTGTTCTTTTTGCCTGTGCCACGCTTGCAAGATCCACCACCTCAATCCAGTACTGCGAAGGAGCAATTTCCTCTATGGCGTCCTTGACTGCGAAAGCTACCATCCTGTGGGTGCCGCCTAATCCGAGCATGGGGATGAGAATGCGCTTTTGCTGCTTTTCCACAGGACTCATTCCTTTTGCATAACCGCTTCAGTACACCCTCCCCCGGGCGAACTGGACAATGACGCACAGGGTGATGAGCACGAGAAAGACGCTTGCGGCAAGTACCACTCCCTGGGCCCGGACCGTTGTGTCAGCCGTGCGTTTCAAAAGGATGCCTAAAATAGCCCAGTCAACGACAAGGGCGTAGAAGGGGTCTCTTCGTCCGAAGAGCATGACGAGGGCAAGAAGGGTTCCAATTCCCATGACAAGTATGGTCCAGAACTCTTCACTCAGGCCGAGTCGACCCCATTTGTAAGCCACAAGGAGGGTGGTGNNNNNNNNNNGGAAATCCACCCAAAGTACAGGCTCATCGGCAGATGCACAAGGTATTTCTCCCATGCGCTCATCCCTCCTCGAATGGGAACAAGTCTTGTGTAAATT is from Candidatus Caldatribacterium sp. and encodes:
- a CDS encoding 2-oxo acid dehydrogenase subunit E2, whose protein sequence is MQLRKNFFWRLLIRDIRCDGVLARDIDPMQRLEPFIFPTRHESVVYFRERLDVTHTLEYLREKNAGNPPQKVTLFHVLLAAIVRTAALKPKLGRFVIGKRIYERNEMQISFVVKKEFTESSRAFVVKETFLPTDTLLDVVERVGASVARAREKGDTESEHLIRLFSRMPGWMITLVAGVLRLLDNLGLLPTSIVRADPFHTGAFVTNVGSIGVGAPYHHLYEWGTASVFVALGKYADEWVLNEEGKPVKKTFVEVTFTVDERIADGFYLASAFQVFKRLMEQPEELEKPLAAGAGKDA